From one Mucilaginibacter inviolabilis genomic stretch:
- a CDS encoding RNA recognition motif domain-containing protein: MNIFAGSLPFQLEEADLKELFEAYGEVSTVKIIIDRESGRSKGFGFVEMPDDEAAQLAITGLNGSEVRGRSIAVSQAEEKKATDRRGGGGYGGGNRGGGGGYGGGNRGGGGGYSKDSNRGGGGGGRW, translated from the coding sequence ATGAACATATTTGCAGGAAGTCTTCCTTTTCAATTAGAGGAAGCCGATTTAAAAGAGCTTTTTGAAGCGTACGGTGAAGTAAGCACCGTAAAAATAATTATTGACAGGGAATCCGGAAGAAGCAAGGGTTTCGGATTTGTTGAAATGCCTGATGATGAGGCTGCCCAATTAGCTATTACCGGCTTAAATGGCTCTGAAGTTAGAGGTCGTTCAATTGCTGTAAGCCAGGCCGAAGAGAAAAAAGCAACCGACCGCAGAGGCGGCGGTGGTTACGGTGGCGGTAACCGCGGCGGCGGTGGCGGCTACGGCGGTGGAAACCGTGGTGGTGGCGGCGGCTACTCAAAAGATAGTAACAGAGGCGGCGGCGGTGGCGGTCGTTGGTAA
- a CDS encoding (2Fe-2S)-binding protein encodes MESKESLTTPVTELDVEDSSRRIFLKQSSLLTAVALTPGIAVKAADLHVDEEIAAVFEKMPLKMEVNGKQHSLSVEPRSTLLDILREQLDLTGTKKGCDHGQCGACTVHVDGRRINSCLTLGVMVNGKKITTIEGLAHGDQLHPMQEAFIKHDGFQCGYCTPGQIMSAVACIREGHAGSEHEIREYMSGNICRCGAYPNIVNAIQEVKNGGQAV; translated from the coding sequence ATGGAAAGCAAAGAAAGTTTGACCACGCCCGTAACCGAGCTGGATGTTGAAGATAGCTCCAGGAGAATTTTCCTTAAACAATCATCATTATTAACTGCTGTTGCGCTTACTCCGGGAATTGCCGTAAAAGCAGCCGATTTACATGTTGATGAGGAAATTGCCGCCGTTTTTGAGAAAATGCCATTAAAAATGGAGGTGAATGGCAAGCAACACAGTCTTTCGGTTGAGCCCCGATCAACATTATTGGATATTTTACGCGAACAACTTGATTTAACCGGAACCAAAAAAGGCTGCGACCATGGACAATGCGGCGCCTGTACAGTGCATGTGGATGGCAGGCGGATTAACTCCTGCTTAACCCTGGGTGTAATGGTGAATGGTAAAAAAATCACCACGATTGAAGGCTTGGCCCATGGCGATCAATTACACCCGATGCAGGAAGCTTTTATAAAACATGATGGTTTTCAGTGTGGTTATTGTACACCAGGTCAGATCATGTCGGCGGTGGCCTGCATCCGTGAGGGGCACGCCGGTTCGGAGCACGAGATACGCGAATATATGAGTGGCAATATTTGCCGCTGCGGGGCCTACCCCAATATAGTTAATGCTATACAGGAAGTGAAAAATGGAGGGCAGGCTGTATGA
- a CDS encoding FAD binding domain-containing protein: MKQFQYVQPATQQAVLEVINKPGTKIIAGGTNLVDLMKRGVTAPDKLVDINHLPLKNITVTPNGLYIGALALNSVVSENRQVVEKQPLLAMALRSGASPQLRNMATVGGNMMQRTRCGYFYDTAMPCNKRVSGSGCGAYEGVNRMHAIFGASSQCIAVHPSDMCVALAALDAVVIVAGKRGEHRVPFTEFHRLPGDHPEMDNNLAPGELIIGVEIPNNTLAKNSYYLKVRDRQSYAFALISVAAALDMKNDIIQSARLAMGGVAHKPWRLFDAEKSLVGKKASEESFQQAAQLAMQGAKAYGYNSFKLKLAPASITEALKHAAGLI, encoded by the coding sequence ATGAAACAGTTTCAATATGTTCAGCCGGCTACACAGCAGGCCGTACTTGAAGTGATCAATAAGCCCGGCACCAAAATAATAGCAGGCGGTACTAATCTTGTCGATCTGATGAAGCGTGGTGTTACCGCCCCAGATAAGTTGGTTGATATTAATCACCTGCCATTAAAAAATATAACAGTAACACCAAATGGATTATATATTGGTGCGCTGGCTTTAAACAGTGTTGTGTCTGAAAATAGGCAGGTTGTTGAAAAACAGCCGCTTTTAGCCATGGCGCTTAGATCCGGGGCATCGCCGCAGCTGCGTAATATGGCTACAGTTGGCGGCAATATGATGCAGCGTACCCGTTGCGGCTACTTTTATGATACGGCTATGCCTTGTAATAAGCGTGTTTCCGGCTCCGGATGCGGAGCTTATGAAGGAGTAAACCGGATGCATGCCATATTTGGAGCCAGTTCACAGTGTATAGCGGTTCATCCCAGCGATATGTGTGTGGCTTTGGCCGCCCTGGATGCGGTAGTGATTGTTGCGGGAAAAAGGGGCGAACATCGGGTGCCGTTTACTGAATTTCACCGCCTGCCGGGCGATCATCCTGAAATGGATAACAATCTGGCCCCCGGTGAGTTGATTATTGGTGTGGAAATACCCAATAATACGCTGGCAAAAAACAGCTACTATTTAAAAGTGCGCGACCGGCAATCATACGCTTTTGCCCTGATATCGGTTGCGGCAGCTTTAGATATGAAGAATGATATCATACAAAGTGCCCGTCTGGCAATGGGCGGTGTAGCGCATAAACCCTGGCGTTTGTTTGATGCCGAAAAGTCACTGGTTGGGAAAAAGGCTTCTGAAGAGAGTTTTCAGCAGGCCGCCCAACTGGCTATGCAGGGTGCCAAAGCTTATGGATACAATTCTTTTAAATTAAAGCTGGCCCCGGCCAGTATCACCGAGGCTTTAAAACATGCAGCCGGTTTAATTTAG
- a CDS encoding xanthine dehydrogenase family protein molybdopterin-binding subunit — translation MEKAININRLSSADGMSRIDGRLKVTGAAKYSAEYAVEGLTYGVLVGSTIAKGSIAAFDVKAAERAPGVLSVVTYLNAPKVPGFQPDQKGVRAQLKVFNDDKIFYNGQPIALVIADTYERALYGASLVKATYNKEEHQTSLTDNFGKGFPPRGDGLYKRGTEDAWKSAPIKLEQEYLVPTNTHNPMELHAIIARWDADDKITVWDKTQGVKATQHDISQLFNVPLENVQVNSRFVGGAFGSALRTWPHEIVAILGAKAVKKPVKLVLSRADMFTSVGYRPHTWQKIGIGATADGKLTGITHEAYGQTSPYENFTEGAVNVSQSLYACPNVNTKYNLVALNVGTPTWMRGPGEATGSFALESALDELSYALNIDPIELRLRNYAETDPENGKPFSSKYLKEAYQLGADHIGWNDRKQQPGMVKKDGWFVGYGIGCGMFGAYRSGATVKATMKADGTFHLQSAVSDIGPGTGTAMVLIAADQMGMPADKISFENGASDLPQAPTQGGSATTASVGSAVHKACADLKAEFQKLTGDNATNKTDYAQILKQHNLPALEVTSKSDGGEGRDKYSMNSWSVHFVKVLVNGSTGVVKIDKVASVADCGTIISPKTARSQIVGGAIGGIGMALMEEAVIDHRYGRYINNNYADYHVPVNADIPQIDALFVNKPDPILNPMGAKGMAEIALVGMAAAVANAVYNATGKRVRELPITPDKVIA, via the coding sequence ATGGAAAAAGCAATCAACATAAACCGGCTTTCATCAGCCGATGGGATGAGCCGGATAGATGGGCGGTTAAAAGTGACCGGGGCCGCAAAATATTCTGCCGAATATGCTGTAGAAGGATTAACCTATGGGGTATTAGTAGGTAGTACTATAGCCAAGGGTAGTATTGCTGCTTTTGACGTTAAAGCGGCAGAGCGGGCTCCGGGTGTATTATCGGTAGTGACTTATCTTAATGCGCCAAAAGTTCCGGGATTTCAACCAGATCAAAAAGGAGTAAGAGCCCAGTTAAAGGTATTTAATGACGATAAAATATTTTACAACGGACAACCGATAGCGCTGGTTATCGCTGATACTTATGAACGTGCACTGTATGGCGCATCGTTGGTTAAAGCAACCTATAATAAAGAGGAACATCAAACCAGTTTAACGGACAATTTTGGTAAAGGATTTCCGCCGCGTGGTGATGGATTGTACAAGCGCGGTACAGAAGATGCCTGGAAATCAGCCCCGATAAAGCTGGAGCAGGAATACCTTGTACCCACCAATACGCATAACCCCATGGAGCTGCATGCCATTATTGCCCGTTGGGATGCAGATGATAAAATTACCGTATGGGATAAAACGCAGGGTGTTAAAGCTACCCAGCACGATATTTCGCAATTATTTAATGTTCCGCTTGAAAACGTACAGGTGAACTCCCGCTTTGTTGGTGGGGCTTTTGGCAGCGCCTTGCGAACATGGCCGCATGAAATTGTAGCTATACTGGGAGCCAAAGCGGTAAAGAAACCTGTAAAGCTGGTACTTAGTCGTGCAGATATGTTTACTTCGGTAGGATATCGGCCGCATACCTGGCAAAAAATAGGTATAGGCGCTACAGCCGATGGAAAACTTACCGGCATTACACACGAGGCATACGGACAAACATCGCCCTACGAAAACTTCACCGAAGGGGCTGTTAATGTAAGTCAGAGTTTGTACGCATGCCCTAACGTAAACACCAAATACAATTTAGTGGCCCTTAATGTGGGTACGCCCACCTGGATGCGCGGCCCGGGCGAGGCTACAGGGTCATTCGCGCTGGAGTCTGCACTGGATGAGTTATCTTATGCCTTAAATATCGATCCTATTGAACTGCGTTTGCGTAATTATGCCGAAACCGATCCGGAAAATGGCAAGCCCTTTTCGAGTAAATATTTGAAAGAGGCTTATCAGCTTGGAGCTGATCATATAGGATGGAACGATCGGAAACAACAACCCGGAATGGTAAAAAAAGATGGCTGGTTTGTGGGCTACGGTATAGGTTGCGGCATGTTTGGCGCCTACCGGAGTGGTGCTACAGTTAAAGCTACCATGAAAGCGGATGGGACGTTTCATTTACAAAGTGCCGTAAGCGACATTGGCCCGGGAACAGGTACGGCTATGGTATTAATCGCGGCCGATCAAATGGGCATGCCTGCTGATAAGATCAGCTTTGAAAATGGAGCCTCTGATCTGCCCCAGGCACCAACACAAGGCGGTTCGGCTACAACGGCAAGTGTGGGCTCCGCGGTGCACAAGGCCTGTGCCGACTTAAAGGCTGAATTTCAAAAACTAACAGGTGACAACGCAACGAATAAAACCGATTACGCACAAATATTGAAGCAACATAACCTGCCAGCACTTGAAGTAACATCCAAATCAGATGGTGGCGAAGGGCGCGATAAATATTCGATGAATTCCTGGTCTGTACATTTTGTTAAGGTATTGGTGAACGGATCTACAGGTGTTGTAAAGATTGATAAGGTAGCGTCGGTGGCTGATTGCGGTACGATCATCAGCCCTAAAACAGCCCGGAGCCAGATTGTAGGCGGAGCTATTGGCGGTATAGGCATGGCGCTGATGGAAGAGGCGGTGATCGACCATCGCTATGGTCGTTATATTAATAACAACTATGCCGATTACCATGTGCCCGTAAATGCCGATATTCCACAAATAGATGCCCTTTTTGTCAATAAACCCGACCCTATCCTGAACCCGATGGGTGCAAAAGGCATGGCCGAAATTGCCCTGGTTGGTATGGCTGCAGCAGTAGCTAATGCGGTTTATAATGCTACGGGTAAAAGAGTGCGGGAATTGCCTATAACACCTGATAAAGTAATTGCTTAG
- a CDS encoding dienelactone hydrolase family protein, with protein MKKLTLLILFIGFGVIAFAQRKVVCCSKPSATRQFAMLASSENFRATHKNPLPIHFQSAIGTAITYKTSDGKESTAYLLKAKKATNNYILVIHEWWGLNDFVKKESEKIYNDLGNVNVIDLDLYDGKVATTKEEAGKYMQAVNEDRAKAIINGAIAYTGPKAHIATIGWCFGGGWSLQTSLLAGKKAVGCVMYYGMPEQDVNRLKALNADVLGNFANKDQWINPKVVAKFDADMKKAGKKLYLHQYDADHGFANPSNPIYDSNATKDAYANTIVFLKARLR; from the coding sequence ATGAAAAAATTAACACTTTTAATCCTGTTTATCGGCTTTGGCGTTATTGCTTTTGCACAGCGCAAGGTGGTTTGCTGCAGTAAACCTTCGGCAACAAGGCAGTTTGCTATGCTGGCCTCCAGCGAAAATTTCAGAGCCACCCACAAAAATCCATTACCCATTCATTTTCAAAGTGCTATTGGTACAGCCATCACCTACAAAACTTCTGATGGTAAAGAATCAACCGCGTATTTATTGAAAGCCAAAAAAGCCACTAATAACTACATCCTGGTGATACACGAATGGTGGGGACTGAATGATTTTGTAAAAAAGGAATCTGAAAAGATTTACAACGATTTAGGTAATGTTAACGTAATTGATCTTGACCTTTACGACGGTAAGGTTGCTACTACTAAAGAAGAAGCTGGCAAATATATGCAGGCCGTAAACGAAGATCGCGCAAAAGCTATCATTAACGGCGCTATTGCTTATACAGGACCTAAAGCACATATCGCAACTATTGGCTGGTGTTTTGGTGGTGGCTGGAGCCTGCAAACCAGTTTGCTGGCCGGTAAAAAAGCTGTGGGATGCGTTATGTATTACGGCATGCCCGAGCAGGATGTTAACCGTTTAAAAGCATTAAATGCTGATGTATTGGGCAATTTCGCTAATAAAGATCAATGGATAAACCCTAAGGTGGTTGCTAAATTTGATGCCGACATGAAAAAGGCCGGTAAAAAACTGTATCTACACCAATATGATGCCGATCATGGCTTTGCTAATCCCAGCAATCCCATTTATGATAGCAACGCCACCAAGGATGCATACGCCAATACAATAGTTTTTTTAAAAGCACGTTTGAGGTAA
- a CDS encoding lysylphosphatidylglycerol synthase domain-containing protein, which yields MTTSTKKIVSISLKTAVLVMAGWYIYHQFYKKNNDLKQFQALTAQINSTHVFIVMGIVVLLMVVNWVLEAFKWQYLAKRLVNISIWESIEAVFCGLTWAISTPNRVGEYGGRVMFLPNRKRIHGVFAMAVGAFGQIIMTNLLGLIAIVWLFYNYIPVSSWLFAVIVLISVLTLAILLICFFHIKGIINLINRIAFLRKYHRFFDIMGRYKTNELIRILGFSMARYFTFTIQYCIVFHLLIPGFAFFPMVMMLFVYFFVTSAVPSLDLLDVGVRSFTASHLFAYVTDQKIAIIAGVSSIWLINLIIPAIIGSLFVFKLKFFDRTA from the coding sequence TTGACTACTTCTACAAAAAAAATAGTTTCCATTTCGCTTAAAACGGCCGTGCTGGTCATGGCCGGCTGGTATATATATCACCAGTTTTATAAAAAGAACAACGACCTCAAACAGTTTCAGGCATTAACCGCTCAAATAAATAGTACCCACGTGTTTATAGTTATGGGTATAGTGGTTTTATTGATGGTGGTTAACTGGGTATTGGAGGCTTTTAAGTGGCAATATCTGGCCAAAAGATTAGTTAATATTTCGATATGGGAATCAATAGAAGCTGTTTTTTGCGGACTTACCTGGGCTATTTCCACACCCAACCGGGTTGGTGAATACGGTGGACGGGTTATGTTTTTACCCAATCGCAAACGTATACACGGTGTTTTTGCCATGGCTGTAGGCGCCTTTGGGCAAATTATTATGACCAACCTTTTAGGCCTGATAGCCATTGTATGGCTTTTTTATAATTACATCCCCGTAAGTTCCTGGCTATTTGCCGTGATCGTCCTTATATCGGTATTGACTCTTGCGATTTTGCTCATCTGTTTTTTTCATATCAAAGGCATCATTAATTTGATTAACCGGATAGCTTTTCTCCGGAAATATCACCGTTTTTTTGATATCATGGGCCGGTATAAAACCAATGAACTTATACGTATCCTGGGCTTTAGTATGGCCCGGTATTTTACGTTTACCATTCAATACTGTATTGTATTTCACCTGCTTATTCCTGGGTTCGCGTTTTTTCCGATGGTGATGATGCTGTTTGTTTATTTCTTTGTAACATCAGCTGTCCCGTCACTTGATTTACTTGATGTGGGTGTGCGCAGTTTTACCGCTTCCCATTTGTTTGCCTATGTAACCGATCAAAAAATAGCTATTATTGCAGGCGTATCGTCAATATGGCTCATCAATTTAATTATTCCGGCCATTATAGGATCTTTATTCGTTTTTAAACTCAAATTCTTTGATCGCACTGCATAG
- a CDS encoding glycosyltransferase family 2 protein: MIALHSFVSLFLTGIYLLLLIYLMRGWSRIKVTPVKKVSFQTKVTILIAARNEEERIKLTIEDVLAQDYPKHLFEVIIVDDHSTDNTAAIISSYANRGVRLLQLQEARALNSYKKKAIAEAIKLSTGELMVATDADCRMGPAWLSSIVGYYETNNLVMVSSPVTYFEERSLFELMQTLEFGYLIGIGAAFIGNGRASTCNGANFAYRKDVFYEVGGFAGIDDLASGDDELLLQKVAERYPGRIGFLKQTEAVVYTHAKHTLQEFMQQRRRWASKSTKYKDKKVVVFGLCIWLFNVSLLVNAALGFYDLYFLKLFLVQFLLKYLFEILYLLPITTFFKRTYLVSLLILLIPLHIVYFVVIGLMGNNRKYLWKDRVVK, from the coding sequence TTGATCGCACTGCATAGTTTTGTTTCGCTGTTTTTAACAGGTATTTACCTGCTACTGTTAATTTATTTGATGCGTGGATGGAGCAGGATAAAGGTTACTCCGGTAAAAAAGGTATCCTTTCAAACCAAAGTTACCATATTGATAGCAGCTCGTAATGAGGAAGAACGGATCAAGTTAACCATTGAAGATGTTTTAGCTCAGGATTATCCTAAACACTTGTTTGAAGTAATCATTGTTGACGATCACTCTACTGATAACACCGCAGCCATCATCAGCAGCTATGCCAACCGTGGTGTTAGGTTGCTGCAACTACAAGAGGCGCGCGCGCTCAACTCCTACAAGAAAAAAGCCATTGCCGAAGCTATCAAATTATCTACAGGCGAGCTCATGGTGGCTACCGATGCCGATTGCCGCATGGGGCCGGCATGGTTATCATCTATTGTAGGTTATTACGAAACAAATAACCTGGTGATGGTATCATCGCCGGTAACCTACTTTGAAGAGCGCTCCTTATTTGAATTGATGCAAACCCTGGAGTTTGGCTATTTAATAGGTATTGGTGCCGCATTTATTGGCAATGGCCGGGCATCAACCTGTAACGGGGCAAATTTTGCGTATCGGAAAGATGTGTTTTATGAAGTGGGTGGTTTTGCCGGCATCGATGATCTGGCATCGGGTGATGATGAACTGTTACTGCAAAAAGTGGCCGAGCGATACCCGGGCAGGATCGGCTTTTTGAAACAAACCGAGGCCGTAGTATATACGCATGCTAAACATACGCTGCAGGAATTTATGCAACAAAGGCGGCGCTGGGCTTCTAAGTCAACCAAGTACAAGGATAAAAAAGTGGTGGTATTTGGTTTATGTATCTGGTTGTTTAATGTTTCGTTGTTGGTTAATGCCGCATTGGGTTTTTATGACCTATACTTTTTAAAGCTTTTCCTGGTTCAATTTTTATTGAAGTACCTGTTCGAGATTCTTTATTTGTTGCCCATAACCACGTTTTTTAAACGTACTTATCTGGTGAGTTTGCTTATTTTACTTATTCCGCTGCACATTGTATATTTTGTAGTTATTGGGCTGATGGGCAATAATCGTAAATACTTATGGAAAGACCGGGTGGTGAAATAA
- a CDS encoding ABC transporter permease, giving the protein MADLTPSKRTWQAFKRNKIAVAGLVFIILTLLVAILGYLIMPDQSPHANNMTIQLSIKKPGTSFTMLRIRKSEPVDTVGFFSRMFFGQPSFYRDVPIIGYHFAQDSIIVNEYIGDEDKAERKAYNIFEVVNGVKSRYHYGKDLLAPGISVNKSKEIYKRFTDKIVADQIVSRTFWLGTDIYGRDMLSRMLLGTRISLAVGLMSVLISMLLGVTIGAIAGYFGGWIDACLSWLMNILWSLPALLLVIAISFALGKGLWQIFIAVGLSMWVEVARLVRGQVMSLKQVEYIEAARALGFNNTRIITRHILPNITGPILVLASSNFASAILLEAGLSFLGFGAQPPMPTWGGMIKEHYGYIVMNSAYLAIIPGLAIMLLVYAFNLVTVGLRDAFDIKSQSTRI; this is encoded by the coding sequence TTGGCAGATCTTACTCCATCTAAACGTACCTGGCAGGCTTTTAAACGCAATAAAATTGCCGTTGCCGGGCTTGTTTTTATTATATTGACCTTATTGGTGGCCATACTGGGGTATTTAATTATGCCCGATCAGAGTCCGCATGCCAATAATATGACCATACAACTGAGTATCAAAAAGCCGGGAACCTCTTTTACGATGTTGAGGATACGGAAAAGTGAGCCGGTTGATACCGTTGGTTTCTTTTCACGGATGTTTTTTGGCCAGCCGTCATTTTACCGGGATGTTCCCATTATCGGTTACCATTTTGCACAGGACTCCATTATTGTAAACGAATATATTGGCGATGAAGACAAAGCCGAAAGAAAAGCATATAATATTTTTGAAGTGGTAAACGGGGTTAAGTCGCGGTATCATTATGGTAAAGATCTATTAGCTCCGGGTATTTCAGTCAATAAAAGCAAGGAGATTTATAAGCGCTTTACGGATAAAATTGTAGCCGATCAAATAGTTTCCCGCACCTTTTGGCTGGGTACGGATATTTACGGCCGTGATATGCTAAGCCGGATGTTGCTGGGTACCCGTATATCGCTTGCGGTAGGACTCATGTCAGTATTGATCAGCATGCTGCTTGGCGTAACCATCGGCGCCATTGCCGGCTATTTTGGTGGTTGGATAGATGCCTGTCTGAGCTGGCTGATGAATATATTATGGTCGTTACCCGCGTTGTTACTCGTTATTGCCATATCCTTTGCTTTAGGTAAAGGGTTGTGGCAGATATTTATAGCGGTTGGCCTGTCTATGTGGGTGGAGGTGGCCCGCCTGGTTCGTGGTCAGGTAATGAGTCTTAAACAGGTAGAATATATTGAAGCCGCAAGGGCATTAGGTTTTAACAATACCCGTATCATTACCAGGCATATTTTACCTAATATAACCGGACCTATCCTGGTATTGGCATCATCCAATTTTGCGTCTGCCATACTGCTTGAAGCCGGGCTTAGCTTTTTAGGTTTTGGCGCGCAGCCGCCGATGCCAACCTGGGGCGGAATGATTAAAGAACATTATGGCTATATTGTCATGAACTCGGCGTATCTTGCCATCATTCCGGGTTTGGCCATTATGTTATTGGTATATGCTTTTAATCTGGTTACCGTTGGCCTGCGCGATGCCTTCGATATAAAATCACAAAGTACACGCATTTGA
- a CDS encoding PP2C family protein-serine/threonine phosphatase, with amino-acid sequence MQYIEDNSGEDELISLLLKRQSELNSLLEITRAINKNTATPILIQMLEVILQSYLQVGKLRFFIEKENKFVCISKYGGEIESAILLSRACNKLSKIKSPVAITDHHDPLLQKYNYFIPIHHKSKALAYALIGDFNTSGEMLNNDLNFIQTLMNVIIVALENKKLFRERLQSERFQREMELAVEVQNMLIPLRMHKDDSVEIGAKYLPHQNIGGDYFDFIRLNENEFLWCIADVSGKGISAALLMANFQASLHAWAAVEEDLTNIIDRLNKIVLSNTKGERFITLFLARYNEKKRKLNYINAGHNPSILYSDGEAIHLKLGTTMIGVFEELPFLNEGEIDMEPGSLIFNYTDGLMDFETTNTKIWNEDKLLDFVKANGHLSPDHFNDTLLEHLNHVVKSKSIDDITLLTLRIF; translated from the coding sequence ATGCAATATATAGAAGATAATTCTGGTGAAGATGAATTAATCAGCTTGTTGCTCAAAAGACAGTCGGAGTTAAACTCCCTGTTAGAGATTACCCGGGCCATTAATAAAAACACCGCTACTCCTATACTCATACAAATGCTTGAAGTGATTTTGCAGAGTTATCTGCAGGTTGGGAAGCTTCGCTTTTTTATCGAGAAGGAAAATAAGTTTGTCTGTATTTCCAAATATGGGGGCGAAATCGAGTCGGCTATTTTATTAAGCCGGGCTTGCAATAAATTAAGTAAAATCAAGTCGCCTGTTGCTATAACTGATCATCACGACCCCCTGCTTCAAAAATATAATTACTTTATCCCCATACATCATAAAAGCAAAGCGCTGGCCTACGCCCTCATTGGTGATTTCAATACCTCGGGCGAGATGCTTAACAATGACCTGAACTTTATTCAAACCCTCATGAATGTGATCATTGTGGCGTTAGAAAATAAAAAGTTGTTTCGTGAGCGTTTGCAATCAGAGCGTTTTCAACGCGAAATGGAGCTGGCTGTTGAGGTGCAGAACATGCTGATACCGCTGCGGATGCACAAGGATGATAGTGTAGAGATAGGTGCTAAATACCTGCCACATCAAAATATTGGCGGAGATTATTTCGACTTTATCCGGCTTAACGAAAACGAGTTTTTGTGGTGTATTGCTGATGTATCTGGCAAGGGTATTTCGGCGGCTTTGCTCATGGCCAACTTTCAGGCCAGTTTACATGCCTGGGCCGCGGTAGAGGAAGACCTGACCAACATTATCGATCGCCTGAATAAAATAGTGCTGAGCAACACCAAGGGCGAAAGGTTTATAACCTTGTTCCTGGCCCGGTACAACGAAAAGAAACGAAAGCTCAACTATATAAATGCCGGCCACAATCCAAGCATCTTATACTCAGACGGTGAAGCCATCCATTTAAAACTAGGTACAACCATGATTGGGGTTTTTGAAGAGCTGCCGTTTTTAAATGAGGGGGAGATTGACATGGAACCCGGTAGCCTGATATTTAATTATACCGATGGGTTGATGGATTTTGAAACCACCAATACCAAAATCTGGAACGAAGATAAATTGCTCGACTTTGTAAAGGCCAACGGGCATCTTTCCCCCGATCATTTTAATGACACCCTCCTGGAGCATTTAAATCACGTGGTTAAAAGCAAATCCATTGACGATATTACTTTGCTTACCTTAAGGATATTTTAA
- a CDS encoding ribonuclease HII: MLSARYQYDLIEAGCDEAGRGCLAGPVFAAAVILPHDFDHHLLNDSKQLSEEVRYQLRAEIEQKAIAFAVASVDNLEIDQINILNASFLAMHRAIEKLHLTPQFLIIDGNRFKKYPNIPHECIIKGDGKFFSIAAASILAKTYRDDFMLQIAAEHPEYDWHSNKGYPTIKHRETVMKIGYTPYHRRTFRVTDPQLSIF; the protein is encoded by the coding sequence ATGTTATCAGCCAGGTACCAGTATGATTTGATTGAGGCGGGATGTGATGAAGCAGGTCGTGGTTGCCTTGCCGGACCTGTTTTTGCAGCCGCGGTTATTCTTCCCCACGATTTTGACCATCATTTGCTCAACGACTCTAAACAGCTATCTGAAGAGGTAAGATACCAGCTGCGGGCCGAGATAGAGCAGAAAGCCATAGCTTTCGCCGTAGCCTCGGTTGATAACCTGGAGATTGATCAGATTAATATTTTAAACGCCTCGTTCCTGGCCATGCACCGGGCTATTGAAAAACTGCATTTAACACCACAGTTTTTAATTATTGATGGTAACCGGTTTAAAAAATACCCCAATATCCCGCACGAATGTATCATCAAGGGCGATGGTAAATTTTTTAGTATAGCGGCAGCCTCGATCTTAGCCAAAACCTACCGTGACGATTTTATGCTGCAGATTGCAGCTGAGCATCCGGAGTACGATTGGCATAGCAATAAAGGCTACCCTACTATTAAACATCGCGAAACGGTGATGAAGATTGGATATACCCCTTATCATCGCCGTACTTTCCGTGTTACCGACCCTCAGTTAAGTATTTTTTAA